In Gammaproteobacteria bacterium, the sequence GCACCATGATGTCGCGGTCGACCTTGACCATCTCGTTGCCCTTCCAGCCGAAAGCGCTGGCCGCCTCGGCATACGACTGGTTCTTGTCGTTGTAGTACTGGATACGGCCGTCGCCGTTCTTGTCCTCGAACTTCAGCAGGCCGGTCTTCTCCCAGTTCTTGAACCACTGCGGACGCTGGTCGAACTCCAGGTTGGCGGTCGGCGCACCCACCGGTCCGGTCTGGATGGTCTTGATGAAGTTGTAGATGGCCATCGCACCCACGGCCGGCGCCGTGGTGTAGAGAATGGCGATGAACACCAGACTCCAGCCGGCGGAGACACGCGCATCACGCACGCGCGGCACGGTGAAGAAGCGGATGATGACGTGGGGCAGCCCCGCCGTGCCGATCATCAGCGACAGGGTCAGCAGGAACATATTCAACATGCCCCCCTTCTCCGCCGTGTACGATGCGAAACCCAAATCGACCAGCACGTGATTCAGCTTGGTCAGCAAGTGCGTTTCCGATCCGTTCATCGTGCTACCCAGGCCCAGTTGCGGCAGCGGGTTGCCGGTCAGCTGCAGGGAGATGAAGATCGCGGGCACGGTGTAGGCGAATATCAGCACCACGTACTGCGCAATCTGCGTGTAGGTGATGCCCTTCATGCCGCCCAGCACGGCGTAGACGAACACGATGGCCATACCCACCACCACGCCGGTGTGGAAATCGACCTCCAGGAACCGGCCGAAGGCGACGCCGATGCCCTTCATCTGCCCGATAACGTAGGTGATGGAGGCGACGATGAGGCAGATCACGGCCACGATGCGCGCGGTGCGCGAGTAATACCGGTCGCCGATGAACTCGGGCACGGTGTATTTGCCGAATTTACGCAAATAGGGTGCGAGCAGCATGGCGAGCAGCACGTAGCCGCCGGTCCACCCCATCAGATACACGGAGGCGTCGTAGCCCTTGAAGGCGATGAGGCCGGCCATGGAAATGAACGAGGCGGCCGACATCCAGTCGGCGGCAGTGGCCATACCGTTGGCAACGGGATGAACACCCTTGCCGGCGACGTAGAACTCACCGGTGCTTCTTGCCTTGGCCCAGATTGCGATGCCGATATACAAAACGAAGCTGGCACCGACAACCAGATAGGTCAGTGTCTGAAGGCTCATGGATTATCCCCCTGTTAGTCTTCGTGCACGTCGTAATGACGATCCAGCTTGTTCATGCGCCAGGCATAGAAAAAGATCAGGATCACGAAGGTGTAGATAGAACCCTGCTGTGCGAACCAGAAGCCGAGCGGGTATCCACCGAGATGAATGTGGTTCAAGGGTGCGGCGAGGATAATGCCGAACCCGTAGGAAACGATGAACCACACGACGAGACAGCCTACCAGCAGGCGCAGATTGGCCGCCCAGTAGGCACTGGCGTTCTCTTTGCTTATCACGTTACTTCCTCCCAAGTTACGTTTGCTTTTATTGGCCCGCTCCGTGGCCGTACCGACTCCAGTTTTTTTGCCCGATGCCCCCGTGTAGCCCTTGCATCGGATCAAAAGATTATAGCTGGTACTCCAGGGCTAGCCCCGCCTGAAGTTTTCTCGCCTGGCGAAACGACTCCTTGAGGATGCGCTGCTCCAGGTCGTTGAGCTGGTCCGGCGCCATGTGATTCGAAAGCGCGTTGCCCTCGCGCGCCTGCTCGCGATGCAGGCGCATGCGCAGCAGTTCGATATAGCGAAAGGCGTCGCGCCAGGCCGACACGGCCTCCGGCTGCAGCACCCCCTGCGCTGCTGCAGCATCGAGCCGTTCCAGGGTCGTGGTTGCCCCGATGCCATGCCCCAGTGCGTGGATGCGTGCGGCATCCACGAACGGCGTCACCCCGTGGGTCTTCAGGTCCACGGTGGCGACGCCGTTATGCTTGGACGTCCGGAAATCGCCGAACAGGCCGAGCGGCGGACGCAGCCGCAAGGCGTTCTCGGCAAGCTGCCGGCGGAAACGGCTGTTGCGCGCGCTTTGCTTCAACAAATGCGCGCGCAGTTCCTCGGCCGGCGCGGCGTCGCCCGCCACGGCCCTGAAGTCGAAAAAGATGGTGGCCTTGAGCAGGTGTTCGGGCGTGCCCTGATCGATCCAGCGGTTGAAGCGGTCGCGCCATTCCTCCAGGCTCAGGCAGCACTCAGGATTGCGCGCCATGACATCGCCGGGGCACAGCGGATAACCGCAGCGTGCCAGGGCCTCGTTGATGCGTTCCGCCAGGGGCAGCAACTGGCGTCGTGCCTCCTCCGCCGACATGCCCTGCGGCGGCAGAAACAGCATGCCGTTGTCCTGGTCGGTCTTGAGGGTCTGTTCGTGGCGGCCCTCGCTGCCGAAGGCCAGCCACACGTAGTCGATTTCCGGTTTGCCCTCGGTCTCGCACAGGCGGATCACGCGGCGCGTGATCTGGTCGTTGAAGCCGCTGATGATGCGCAGGATGTGCACGGCGTCGACGCCCTGCGACAGCATCTGGTCGACGAAGCCGTGCAGTTCGCGTTGCAGACGCGCCAGTGCGTCCACGTCGGGGGCGGCGGCGGCGATCTCCCGGCTCAGGCGCGACAACCCGATGCCGCGCACGTTGAACAGGTCGCGCTCGGTCACCACGCCGGTCAGGCGTCCGTCCTCGACCACGCACAGATGCTTGGCGCCGCTTTGCGCCATGCTCACGGCCGCCTCATAGGCGGTCGCCCGGGGCGGCAGCGAAACGAACTCCGCGCCCATCATTTCGCGTACCGGCACGTCCAGGTCGACGCCCGGCAGAACCACCTTGGCGAGCAGGTCCTGCAGGGTGAACAGCCCCAGCGGCGCGCCTGCCTCATCCACCACCACGATGCTGCTCACCCGCGCGTCGCGGATCGCCTCCAGCGCGTCGCGCAGCGTCGCATCGGGACGCACGGACAGCGGCGGCCGGCGCACGACGTCGCTCAGGGCGCGTTCGAGCGCCGCGCCGCCGGCGGTTTCCCGGGTGACGCCCGCCTGCGCGCGCTGCTGGACGATCTCCAGCAGGTTGGCCAGGCGGCGGGTGCAGAAATCGCGAAAGGCCTCACTGCGATGCAGCAGGCGGTCGAAATCGGCCTTGTCGAGTTCGTAGAGAAAGGTGTCTTCGGCGGCGCGATGCGCGGTATGCGCGGGACGTTCGGCCAGCAGCGCGCCGATGGGAAAACTCTCACCCGGGGTCAGTTCCCAGGCGTTTTCGGCACCGCCCTCGCCCTCGGGCGACACGCCCACGACGCGGCCCTGCTTGACGATGTAGTAGCGGGAAGCGGGTCCGTCCTGCGGGCCGGTGATGGTATCGCCCGCAGCGTAAAAACCGATATGCAGACGCCCGGCCAGAAATTCGAGCGCGTCCGACTCCATGTGGTCGAACGGGGCGTG encodes:
- a CDS encoding cation acetate symporter codes for the protein MSLQTLTYLVVGASFVLYIGIAIWAKARSTGEFYVAGKGVHPVANGMATAADWMSAASFISMAGLIAFKGYDASVYLMGWTGGYVLLAMLLAPYLRKFGKYTVPEFIGDRYYSRTARIVAVICLIVASITYVIGQMKGIGVAFGRFLEVDFHTGVVVGMAIVFVYAVLGGMKGITYTQIAQYVVLIFAYTVPAIFISLQLTGNPLPQLGLGSTMNGSETHLLTKLNHVLVDLGFASYTAEKGGMLNMFLLTLSLMIGTAGLPHVIIRFFTVPRVRDARVSAGWSLVFIAILYTTAPAVGAMAIYNFIKTIQTGPVGAPTANLEFDQRPQWFKNWEKTGLLKFEDKNGDGRIQYYNDKNQSYAEAASAFGWKGNEMVKVDRDIMVLANPEIAKLPDWVIALVAAGGIAAALSTAAGLLLAIASAISHDLLKGVFMPKISEKNELMAGRIAMAGAILVAGYLGMNPPGFAAQVVALAFGLAASSLFPVLLLGIFSKRVNRMGAISGMLSGLTVTLVYIFIYKGWLFLPGTNNLPNTAEYWLFGIQPEAFGAVGALVNIVVAWTVSRMTEAPPEHIQDIVEHVRIPRAAGETGAS
- a CDS encoding DUF4212 domain-containing protein, encoding MSKENASAYWAANLRLLVGCLVVWFIVSYGFGIILAAPLNHIHLGGYPLGFWFAQQGSIYTFVILIFFYAWRMNKLDRHYDVHED
- a CDS encoding DUF294 nucleotidyltransferase-like domain-containing protein; translated protein: MMGDQTDFGTGTAEHQDALGEAVTAFLSRHAPFDHMESDALEFLAGRLHIGFYAAGDTITGPQDGPASRYYIVKQGRVVGVSPEGEGGAENAWELTPGESFPIGALLAERPAHTAHRAAEDTFLYELDKADFDRLLHRSEAFRDFCTRRLANLLEIVQQRAQAGVTRETAGGAALERALSDVVRRPPLSVRPDATLRDALEAIRDARVSSIVVVDEAGAPLGLFTLQDLLAKVVLPGVDLDVPVREMMGAEFVSLPPRATAYEAAVSMAQSGAKHLCVVEDGRLTGVVTERDLFNVRGIGLSRLSREIAAAAPDVDALARLQRELHGFVDQMLSQGVDAVHILRIISGFNDQITRRVIRLCETEGKPEIDYVWLAFGSEGRHEQTLKTDQDNGMLFLPPQGMSAEEARRQLLPLAERINEALARCGYPLCPGDVMARNPECCLSLEEWRDRFNRWIDQGTPEHLLKATIFFDFRAVAGDAAPAEELRAHLLKQSARNSRFRRQLAENALRLRPPLGLFGDFRTSKHNGVATVDLKTHGVTPFVDAARIHALGHGIGATTTLERLDAAAAQGVLQPEAVSAWRDAFRYIELLRMRLHREQAREGNALSNHMAPDQLNDLEQRILKESFRQARKLQAGLALEYQL